A stretch of the Lolium perenne isolate Kyuss_39 chromosome 3, Kyuss_2.0, whole genome shotgun sequence genome encodes the following:
- the LOC127344810 gene encoding WUSCHEL-related homeobox 8 isoform X1, with protein MEWDKASSAAAAGAAAPADETGGAGEALGYVKVMTDEQMEVLRKQISIYATICEQLVEMHRALTAHQDSIAGMRLGNLYCDPLMVHGGHKITARQRWTPTQMQLQILESIFDQGNGTPSKQKIKDITAELSQHGQISETNVYNWFQNRRARSKRKQAASLPNNGESEAEADEDSPTEKKPKSDEPPQQTMAARSHNPERFSEMHHHFDTGHEHGTMYGSTNDNSSRSSGSLGQMSFYQTIMSNPRMDQLLGKAETSGSFSQLRQGGSFDMYG; from the exons ATGGAGTGGGACAAGGCCAGCTCCGCCGCGGCCGCTGGCGCCGCTGCGCCGGCGGACGAGACGGGCGGAGCGGGGGAGGCGCTGGGGTACGTCAAGGTGATGACGGACGAGCAGATGGAAGTCCTCCGGAAGCAGATCTCCATCTACGCCACCATCTGCGAGCAGCTCGTCGAGATGCACCGCGCACTCACCGCGCACCAGGACTCCATTGCAG GTATGAGGCTTGGTAATCTGTATTGTGATCCTCTAATGGTTCATGGAGGCCACAAGATCACAGCGAGGCAGCGATGGACACCAACCCAGATGCAGCTGCAGATCCTTGAGAGCATTTTTGACCAAGGAAATGGAACACcaagcaagcaaaagatcaaagatATTACAGCGGAGCTCTCACAGCACGGCCAGATCTCAGAGACTAATGTCTACAACTGGTTCCAGAACAGACGTGCAAGGTCGAAGCGGAAGCAGGCAGCTTCTCTACCAAATAACGGTGAATCTGAAGCGGAGGCAGACGAGGATTCCCCAACTGAGAAGAAGCCTAAATCAGATGAGCCACCTCAGCAGACCATGGCTGCGAGGTCTCACAATCCTGAAAGATTCTCAGAGATGCATCATCACTTCGACACAGGTCATGAGCATGGCACGATGTATGGATCTACCAATGACAATAGCTCGAGGTCGTCAGGCAGTTTGGGCCAGATGTCCTTCTACCAGACCATCATGTCGAACCCAA GAATGGACCAGCTCTTGGGGAAGGCGGAGACCTCCGGGAGCTTCTCCCAGCTCCGGCAGGGTGGAAGCTTTGACATGTACGGATGA
- the LOC127344810 gene encoding WUSCHEL-related homeobox 8 isoform X2, which produces MEWDKASSAAAAGAAAPADETGGAGEALGYVKVMTDEQMEVLRKQISIYATICEQLVEMHRALTAHQDSIAGMRLGNLYCDPLMVHGGHKITARQRWTPTQMQLQILESIFDQGNGTPSKQKIKDITAELSQHGQISETNVYNWFQNRRARSKRKQAASLPNNGESEAEADEDSPTEKKPKSDEPPQQTMAARSHNPERFSEMHHHFDTGHEHGTMYGSTNDNSSRSSGSLGQMSFYQTIMSNPSMFNKYHLFTV; this is translated from the exons ATGGAGTGGGACAAGGCCAGCTCCGCCGCGGCCGCTGGCGCCGCTGCGCCGGCGGACGAGACGGGCGGAGCGGGGGAGGCGCTGGGGTACGTCAAGGTGATGACGGACGAGCAGATGGAAGTCCTCCGGAAGCAGATCTCCATCTACGCCACCATCTGCGAGCAGCTCGTCGAGATGCACCGCGCACTCACCGCGCACCAGGACTCCATTGCAG GTATGAGGCTTGGTAATCTGTATTGTGATCCTCTAATGGTTCATGGAGGCCACAAGATCACAGCGAGGCAGCGATGGACACCAACCCAGATGCAGCTGCAGATCCTTGAGAGCATTTTTGACCAAGGAAATGGAACACcaagcaagcaaaagatcaaagatATTACAGCGGAGCTCTCACAGCACGGCCAGATCTCAGAGACTAATGTCTACAACTGGTTCCAGAACAGACGTGCAAGGTCGAAGCGGAAGCAGGCAGCTTCTCTACCAAATAACGGTGAATCTGAAGCGGAGGCAGACGAGGATTCCCCAACTGAGAAGAAGCCTAAATCAGATGAGCCACCTCAGCAGACCATGGCTGCGAGGTCTCACAATCCTGAAAGATTCTCAGAGATGCATCATCACTTCGACACAGGTCATGAGCATGGCACGATGTATGGATCTACCAATGACAATAGCTCGAGGTCGTCAGGCAGTTTGGGCCAGATGTCCTTCTACCAGACCATCATGTCGAACCCAAGTATGTTCAACAAATACCATCTCTTCACTGTatag